One genomic segment of Panicum virgatum strain AP13 chromosome 2N, P.virgatum_v5, whole genome shotgun sequence includes these proteins:
- the LOC120662980 gene encoding glycine-rich cell wall structural protein-like, producing the protein MGLGGGVGGGASRGGGLGGGVGIGGGLGGFGGGKGGGFGGGKDGGFGGGLGGGGGASGGDGGNFGGGNGGGFGGGNGGVFGGGVGRGAGGGLGGGKGGGFGSGVGGGAGGGFGSGGGARGGFGGGAGVRGVGGGIGGGH; encoded by the coding sequence ATGGGGCTTGGAGGTGGCGTGGGAGGAGGTGCCAGTAGAGGCGGTGGCCTTGGAGGTGGTGTCGGTATAGGTGGCGGGCTTGGTGGTTTTGGAGGAGGTAAGGGTGGTGGTTTCGGCGGCGGCAAAGATGGAGGCTTTGGTGGTGGActtggtggaggtggaggtgcaaGTGGTGGTGATGGTGGCAACTTTGGAGGAGGTAATGGTGGTGGTTTCGGTGGCGGCAATGGTGGTGTTTTCGGTGGTGGAGTAGGCAGAGGCGCGGGTGGTGGGCTCGGAGGAGGTAAAGGTGGCGGATTTGGCTCAGGCGTGGGTGGCGGAGCAGGCGGTGGGTttggtagtggtggtggtgcaCGCGGAGGCTTCGGTGGTGGAGCAGGTGTCAGAGGTGTTGGTGGTGGTATCGGTGGTGGACATTAA
- the LOC120662233 gene encoding glycine-rich protein 5-like produces the protein MGTKRVWAAGFAALAVLVALGVTTTSIAEARTLDRDGLLGGGAGAGAGFGAGLGLGGGGGAGFGGGIGHGGGLGGGFGGGKGGGLGGGGGAGAGFGGGAGHGGGFGGGKGGGLGGGFGGGKGGGFGGGGGAGGGAGGGFGGGAGGGGGLGGGIGGGGLGGGKDVGFGGGGRAGGGASGGFGGGVGGGGGLGGGIGGGGTGGGGGVEVEKVAASVEAAEQEVVPVVALEVAQAEEVD, from the coding sequence ATGGGGACGAAGCGCGTGTGGGCGGCGGGGTTCGCCGCGCTTGCCGTGCTGGTCGCTCTTGGTGTGACCACCACCAGCATTGCCGAGGCTCGCACCTTGGACAGGGACGGCTTGCTGGgcggcggagccggagccggagcaggCTTTGGTGCTGGCCTTGgtctcggaggaggaggaggagcaggcttCGGCGGAGGTATCGGTCATGGTGGTGGCCTTGGAGGTGGGTTCGGTggaggcaagggcggcggcttgggtggaggaggtggcgcaggTGCTGGTTTTGGTGGGGGAGCTGGTCATGGTGGTGGGTTTGGAGGTGGAAAAGGTGGTGGACTTGGAGGCGGCTTTGGAGGTGGAAAAGGTGGCGGTTTCGGTGGAggtggcggagcaggaggtggtgccggtggtggctttggaggtggcgcgggcggaggaggtgggctaGGCGGTGGCATAGGAGGAGGTGGACTTGGAGGTGGAAAAGATGTCGGCTTCGGTGGAGGCGGCAGAGCAGGAGGTGGTGCAAGTGGTGGCTTTGGAGGTGGcgtgggcggaggaggtgggctaGGCGGTGGCATAGGAGGAGGTGGcaccggtggaggaggtggagttgAGGTGGAAAAGGTGGCGGcttcggtggaggcggcggagcaggaggtggtGCCGGTAGTGGCTTTGGAGGTGGCACAAGCGGAGGAGGTGGACTAG
- the LOC120662234 gene encoding aldehyde dehydrogenase 22A1-like codes for MAFWWPLLVLAAAYALCRLLLFLIPPTVPSIEVDAADVLAKEDSFIYIPRKGKAAQTDKVQCYEPATMKYLGYFPALTPDEVKEHVAQARKAQKIWAKSSFKQRRQFLRILLKYILEHQDLICEVSSRDTGKTMVDASLGEIMTTCEKINWLLDEGEKWLKPEYRSTGRSMLHKRAKVEFYPLGVIGAIVSWNYPFHNVFNPMLAAVFSGNAAVIKVSEHATWSGCFYFRIIQAALSAVGAPENLVHIITGFAETGQALVSSVDKIIFVGSPGVGKMIMQKASETLIPVTLELGGKDSFIVCEDVDLPNVVQVAIRAALQSSGQNCAGAERFYVHNDIYSAFVSQVVKIVKSICVGPPLSGRYDMGAICMIEHSEKLQNLVNDAIDKGAEIAVRGSFGNLGEDAVDQFFPPTVLVNVNHTMKIMQEETFGPILPIMKFSSDEEAIKLANDSKFGLGCAVFSGNQKRAIKIASQLHCGVAAINDFASSYMCQSLPFGGVKDSGFGRFAGVEGLRACCLVKAVVEDRFWPYIKTMIPKPIQYPVSEHGFEFQELLVETLYGYSVWDRLRSLVNLVKMITEQNSTPAPGTRMKKRR; via the exons ATGGCGTTCTGGTGGCCGCTCctggtgctcgccgccgcctacgCGCTCTGCCGCctgctcctcttcctcatccCGCCCACCGTCCCTTCCATCGAAGTCGACGCTGCCGACG TGTTGGCCAAGGAGGACAGCTTCATCTAC ATACCAAGAAAGGGCAAAGCAGCTCAGACCGACAAGGTCCAATGCTACGAACCAGCAACCATGAAATACTTGGGCTATTTCCCTGCATTGACTCCTGATGAG GTCAAGGAGCATGTTGCACAAGCCAGGAAAGCTCAAAAGATATGGGCAAAAAGCAGTTTCAAGCAAAGGCGGCAGTTCCTTCGTATCCTTCTCAAGTATATACTTGAACATCAGGATCTCATATGCGA GGTATCATCTCGGGACACGGGAAAGACTATGGTTGATGCTTCATTAGGCGAGATAATGACCACATGCGAGAAGATAAACTGGCTTCTGGATGAGGGTGAGAAGTGGTTAAAACCTGAGTACAG ATCAACTGGGAGATCAATGCTGCACAAGAGAGCAAAAGTTGAATTTTACCCTCTTGGAGTGATTGGTGCTATTGTATCTTGGAATTATCCCTTCCATAATGTTTTTAATCCAATGCTGGCTGCAGTATTCTCTGGTAATGCAGCAGTTATAAAG GTCTCTGAACACGCGACTTGGTCAGGCTGCTTTTATTTTCGTATCATACAAGCAGCTCTTTCAGCTGTTGGTGCACCTGAGAATCTGGTGCACATAATAACTGG ttTTGCTGAAACAGGCCAAGCTCTTGTATCTTCAGTAGACAAAATAATATTTGTGGGATCACCTGGCGTTGGAAAGATG ATCATGCAAAAAGCATCGGAGACTCTAATACCTGTAACTCTTGAGCTTGGTGGCAAGGATTCCTTTATTGTGTGTGAAGATGTAGATTTACCCAAT GTCGTTCAAGTCGCCATTAGAGCTGCTCTGCAATCTAGTGGGCAGAATTGTGCTGGTGCTGAAAGATTTTATGTCCACAACGATATCTATTCAGCCTTTGTTTCTCAAGTAGTGAAGATAGTCAAATCTATATGTGTT GGTCCCCCCTTATCGGGCAGATATGATATGGGTGCAATCTGTATGATAGAGCACTCTGAGAAACTCCAGAATCTTGTTAATGACGCTATTGACAAAGGTGCTGAAATTGCCGTCAGAGGGAGTTTTGGCAATCTTGGTGAAGATGCAGTTGATCAATTTTTCCCTCCAACTGTCCTGGTGAATGTTAATCACACAATGAAAATTATGCAAGAAGAG ACATTTGGACCAATTCTACCAATCATGAAATTCAGTTCTGATGAAGAGGCTATTAAACTTGCAAACGATTCGAAATTCGGTCTTGGTTGTGCTGTTTTTTCTGGCAACCAGAAGCGTGCCATCAAAATAGCATCCCAATTGCACTGTGGTGTGGCAGCAATCAATGATTTTGCGTCAAGCTATATGTGTCAG TCATTGCCATTTGGTGGTGTTAAAGACAGTGGGTTTGGAAGATTTGCTGGTGTAGAGGGCTTGCGAGCTTGCTGCCTTGTGAAGGCTGTCGTAGAAGATAGATTCTGGCCGTATATTAAAACGATGATCCCAAAACCTATCCAG TATCCTGTCTCTGAGCATGGATTTGAGTTCCAGGAGCTGCTCGTGGAAACTCTGTATGGCTACAGCGTTTGGGACAGGTTGCGGTCCCTTGTGAATCTGGTAAAGATGATTACCGAGCAGAACTCTACCCCAGCTCCAGGTACGAGGATGAAGAAAAGGCGATGA